One Oncorhynchus masou masou isolate Uvic2021 chromosome 27, UVic_Omas_1.1, whole genome shotgun sequence genomic window carries:
- the LOC135515304 gene encoding dual specificity tyrosine-phosphorylation-regulated kinase 4-like, with amino-acid sequence MFPEIHIKTEKPDAYSQQHKLQPECTRLGSSRAYQQQQNCGSGKGTLPKLDTKPLVVNNVKYHHQSESILPHITSKGLQNTCDGQLSGTRHQESFQDERSKSSTVESLPESINRKNNQEQERNIEGHNLPMSPAEVLKAFKDRLTEHEQEEIMDYSEVWYLGLDAKKMEGSPSLPHNSGYDDESGGYLKVAHDHIGFRFEVLEVIGKGSFGQVLKCLDHKTNELVAIKVIRNKKRFHHQAMVELKILDALRRKDRDNKHNVIHMKEHFYFRNHLCISFELLGVNLYELIKKNNFQGFSQILVRRFAYSLLKCLQMLHKEKIIHCDLKPENILLSHKGQGNIKVIDFGSSCYEQQRVYTYIQSRFYRSPEVLLGHPYSMAIDMWSFGCILAELYTGFPLFPGESEVEQIACIMEVLGMPPNDFLSTATRKRHFFDSKGNPRNITNSRGRKRRPDSKDLASVLKTNDPVFLDFIKRCLTWDPKKRMTPDEAMQHEWIQEARSNKFRPKTRTVRRPSESLSNVENNKIEQHIPHNPALINKIVDKAFYSPFSNATDKPKRENSVKLASAERLRPIGASAEGQMGEGKTKSTRAVSSSKQEVPRERSVHIVIRPRLEHTVDADWDSLEPQQGLSPIT; translated from the exons ATGTTTCCAGAAATTCATATCAAG ACAGAGAAGCCCGATGCCTACTCCCAGCAACACAAACTCCAGCCTGAATGCACACGCCTTGGGTCCAGCCGGGCCTACCAGCAGCAGCAG AACTGTGGCTCGGGCAAAGGCACCCTGCCCAAGCTGGATACTAAGCCCTTGGTTGTAAACAATGTCAAGTACCATCACCAGTCTGAAAGCATCCTGCCCCACATCACCAGCAAGGGCCTGCAGAACACCTGTGATGGGCAGCTTTCAGGTACTAGGCACCAGGAAAGCTTCCAG GATGAGAGATCAAagagctccacagtggagagtCTGCCAGAGTCCATCAACAGGAAGAACAatcaggagcaggagaggaatATTGAGGGACACAATCTGCCCATGTCTCCTGCAG AGGTCTTGAAGGCGTTCAAAGATCGTCTGACGGAGCATGAGCAGGAGGAGATCATGGACTACTCCGAGGTCTGGTACCTGGGCCTGGATGCCAAGAAGATGGAGGGTTCCCCCAGCCTGCCACACAACTCTGGCTACGACGATGAGAGCGGAGGCTATCTGAAG GTCGCGCATGACCACATAGGCTTCCGGTTTGAGGTGCTGGAGGTGATCGGGAAAGGATCCTTCGGACAGGTCCTGAAGTGCCTGGATCACAAGACCAATGAACTTGTCGCCATCAAGGTCATTCGCAACAAGAAAAG GTTCCACCACCAGGCCATGGTGGAGTTGAAGATCCTGGATGCGTTGAGAAGGAAGGACAGAGACAACAAACACAACGTCATTCACATGAAGGAGCACTTCTACTTCCGGAACCATCTCTGCATCTCCTTCGAGCTCCTGGG AGTGAACCTGTACGAACTCATCAAGAAGAACAACTTCCAGGGCTTCAGCCAGATCCTGGTGCGCCGCTTTGCCTACTCCCTCCTCAAGTGCCTGCAGATGCTGCACAAAGAGAAGATCATCCACTGTGACCTGAAACCG GAAAACATCCTTCTGTCACACAAAGGCCAAGGCAACATCAAGGTCATTGACTTTGGCTCCAGCTGCTACGAGCAGCAGAGAG TTTACACCTACATCCAGAGCCGCTTCTACCGTTCCCCAGAGGTGCTCCTAGGCCATCCCTACAGCATGGCCATCGACATGTGGAGCTTTGGCTGCATCCTGGCTGAGCTCTACACTGGCTTCCCCCTCTTTCCTGGGGAGAGTGAGGTGGAGCAGATTGCCTGCATCATGGAG GTGCTGGGAATGCCTCCAAATGATTTCTTGTCGACAGCAACCAGGAAAAGGCATTTTTTTG ATTCCAAGGGCAACCCCAGGAACATCACCAACAgcagggggagaaagagacggcccGACTCCAAGGATCTGGCCAGTGTCCTGAAGACCAACGATCCTGTCTTTCTGGACTTCATCAAACGCTGTCTCAC gtGGGACCCTAAGAAGCGCATGACGCCCGACGAGGCCATGCAACATGAGTGGATCCAGGAGGCCCGCTCCAACAAGTTTCGGCCCAAGACCCGCACCGTGAGAAGGCCCAGCGAGAGCCTGAGCAACGTGGAGAACAACAAGATAGAGCAGCACATTCCCCACAACCCAGCCCTCATCAACAAGATAG TTGACAAGGCATTCTACAGCCCGTTCTCCAACGCCACAGACAAGCCCAAGAGAGAGAACTCTGTGAAGCTGGCGTCCGCCGAGCGCTTGCGTCCGATCGGGGCTTCGGCCGAGGGCCAGATGGGCGAGGGCAAGACCAAGAGCACCAGGGCTGTTAGCAGCAGCAAGCAGGAGGTACCTAGGGAGAGGTCAGTCCACATCGTCATCAGACCCCGGCTGGAGCACACTGTAGACGCAGACTGGGACAGTCTGGAGCCCCAGCAGGGCCTGTCCCCCATCACTTGA